From Maylandia zebra isolate NMK-2024a linkage group LG11, Mzebra_GT3a, whole genome shotgun sequence, one genomic window encodes:
- the has1 gene encoding LOW QUALITY PROTEIN: hyaluronan synthase 1 (The sequence of the model RefSeq protein was modified relative to this genomic sequence to represent the inferred CDS: inserted 1 base in 1 codon), producing the protein MELKPLLKKLGSIIRAILTFVFALAVLGVMVWAYVQGYQLVSSMYGIISFGIYGLLLSLHVLVQSFFAFVEHQRMKSRTKPCSYTKTIGFTISAYQEDPVYLRECLNSIRALKYPPELLRIIMVIDGNSDDDQYMMDMFKEVFADQDPGYYVWNNNYHTWDPTQVQHDEENGSAMGIEGGSDYVVGEDPQRKEVERLIQTKRCVCIMQKWGGKREVMYTAFKALGSSVDYMQVCDSDTKLDPLATVELCKVLESNPKYGAVGGDVMILNLKDSYISFMSSLRYWMAFNIERSCQSFFNCVSCISGPLGLYRNDILQQFLESWYNQMFLGTHCTFGDDRHLTNRMLSMGYATKYTARSKCYTETPAQFLRWLNQQTRWTKSYFREWLYNAMWWHKHHLWMTYESIVSGIFPFFVTATIIQLFWTGTLWDILWVLCCIQLIGLVKAAYACILRRNMVMVFMSLYSALYMTSLLPAKYFAILTMNKSSWGTSGRRKMVGNYIPLLPLSVWAAILLSGLGYTIYKESKEDWSTEAKKXGN; encoded by the exons ATGGAGCTAAAACCTTTATTGAAGAAGCTGGGTTCAATAATCCGCGCCATCCTcacttttgtctttgctttggccGTCCtgggtgtgatggtgtgggCCTACGTTCAGGGCTATCAGCTGGTGTCGTCCATGTATGGCATCATCTCATTTGGCATTTATGGACTCCTACTCTCACTCCATGTGTTGGTCCAGAGCTTTTTTGCCTTTGTTGAGCACCAGCGAATGAAATCTCGAACAAAACCATGCTCCTATACCAAAACAATCGGTTTTACTATATCGGCTTACCAAGAGGACCCTGTTTATCTCAGAGAGTGCTTGAACTCAATCAGGGCCCTCAAGTATCCCCCTGAGCTGCTGCGCATCATCATGGTGATAGATGGGAATTCAGATGATGACCAGTATATGATGGACATGTTCAAAGAGGTGTTTGCAGACCAGGATCCGGGCTACTATGTATGGAATAACAACTATCATACCTGGGATCCCACCCAGGTCCAACATGATGAAGAAAATGGCTCAGCAATGGGCATTGAAGGGGGTTCTGATTATGTGGTAGGAGAGGATCCACAGAGAAAAGAAGTAGAGCGCCTGATCCAGACCAAGAGATGTGTGTGCATCATGCAGAAGTGGGGAGGCAAGCGGGAGGTGATGTACACAGCATTTAAAGCCCTGGGGTCATCGGTTGATTACATGCAG GTGTGTGATTCAGATACGAAGCTGGACCCTTTGGCCACGGTGGAATTGTGCAAGGTATTGGAGAGTAATCCCAAGTATGGGGCTGTAGGAGGGGATGTGATGATCCTCAACCTTAAAGACTCTTACATCAGCTTCATGAGCAGTCTCAGGTACTGGATGGCTTTCAACATCGAAAGGTCCTGCCAGTCCTTCTTCAACTGTGTGTCCTGCATTAGTGGCCCTTTAG GTCTGTATAGAAATGATATCCTTCAGCAGTTTCTGGAATCGTGGTACAATCAAATGTTTCTGGGAACTCATTGTACATTTGGTGATGACAGGCATCTCACCAACCGTATGCTGAGCATGGGCTATGCCACTAA ATACACTGCTCGCTCAAAATGCTACACAGAAACACCCGCTCAGTTCCTTCGCTGGCTCAACCAACAGACTCGCTGGACAAAATCTTACTTCCGGGAGTGGCTCTACAATGCAATGTGGTGGCACAAGCACCATCTCTGGATGACCTATGAGTCCATCGTATCAGGTATTTTCCCCTTCTTTGTCACGGCCACCATAATCCAGCTGTTTTGGACAGGCACTCTGTGGGACATCCTCTGGGTTCTGTGCTGCATCCAGCTTATCGGGCTGGTGAAAGCAGCCTACGCCTGCATCCTGCGGAGAAACATGGTGATGGTGTTTATGTCACTTTACTCAGCTCTCTACATGACCAGTTTGCTGCCTGCTAAGTACTTTGCCATTCTCACGATGAACAAAAGCAGCTGGGGAACATCGGGCAGGCGTAAGATGGTTGGTAACTACATTCCACTCCTTCCCCTGTCGGTGTGGGCTGCCATTTTATTAAGTGGACTTGGTTACACCATCTACAAAGAGAGCAAAGAGGACTGGTCAACTGAGgctaaaa atggaaactaG